A single Glycine soja cultivar W05 chromosome 14, ASM419377v2, whole genome shotgun sequence DNA region contains:
- the LOC114384437 gene encoding probable isoaspartyl peptidase/L-asparaginase 3 isoform X1, with protein MSESISLPSTSILPSTIPMTMEVGAVAAMRYVKDGIKVARLVMQHTKHTLLVGEKASEFAISMRLPGPMNLSSPESMEKWAKWKDSRCQPNFKKNVSPANSCGPYRPTNYLGHPDETCSSTV; from the exons ATGTCGGAAAGCATCTCTCTGCCCTCGACTTCCATTCTTCCCTCCACAATACCA ATGACAATGGAAGTAGGAGCTGTTGCAGCCATGAGATATGTAAAGGATGGAATTAAAGTTGCCAGGTTAGTGATGCAACATACTAAACACACTTTGCTGGTAGGAGAGAAAGCATCAGAATTTGCTATTTCAATGCGTCTTCCAGGTCCCATGAACTTGAGTTCACCAGAATCTATGGAGAAGTGGGCCAAATGGAAAGATAGTCGTTGTCAACCaaatttcaagaaaaatgtATCACCTGCAAATAGTTGTGGTCCTTATCGTCCAACAAATTATCTGGGGCATCCTGATGAAACATGCTCCAGTACTGTTTAG
- the LOC114383958 gene encoding loricrin-like codes for MTGGIGCDGSNGRVVSGGGRNDGDGGGGFSSCGGSNVGDDGGDSNSGGGDKGSGGSDSGCGGGNSDGDGGNTNIDGDGGDGDSGGSDGGCGGGNSDGDGGNTNVNGDGSDGDSGGSGVSVGKQWWCGGGGDKGGIGGGGSDSCIGDSDGGGGGGGSDNKKC; via the exons ATGACAGGTGGTATTGGATGTGATGGTAGCAATGGTAGGGTGGTGAGTGGTGGTGGTAGAAATGacggtgatggtggtggtggcttTAGTAGTTGTGGTGGTAGTAATGTCGGTGATGATGGTGGTGACAGTAACAGTGGTGGCGGTGACAAAGGTAGTGGTGGTAGTGACAGTGGTTGTGGTGGCGGCAATAGCGATGGCGATGGTGGTAATACAAATATCGATGGCGATGGCGGTGATGGTGATAGTGGTGGTAGTGACGGTGGTTGTGGTGGTGGCAATAGCGATGGCGATGGTGGTAATACAAATGTCAATGGCGATGGTAGTGATGGTGACAGTGGTGGTAGTGGTGTTAGTGTCGGCAAGCAATGGtggtgtggtggtggtggtgacaaAGGTGGTATTGGTGGTGGTGGCAGTGATAGTTGCATTGGTGAtagtgatggtggtggtggtggtggtggcagtGACAACAAAAA GTGTTAA
- the LOC114383509 gene encoding WAT1-related protein At1g44800-like produces MEDQNASSSGLGKVFRKVKPYLAMMSLQFGYSGMYIITMVSFKHGMSHWVLSVYRHVVATLIMAPFAFVLERKIRPKMTLPVFLRLAVLGFLEPVLDQNLYNMGMKNTSTTFASATVNVMPAITFIMALICRLETVNLRKIHSVAKVVGTAVTVSGAMVMTLYKGPALQFIKGQAATHHESGSSTQPSEQNWVLGTVELIASCGGWASFFILQSFTLKMYPAELSVTAWICFLGIFEGAIATLIFERDMSVWSIGMDSRLLACVYSGVVCSGMAYYVQGVVTRERGPVFVTSFSPLCMIITAALGSIVLAEQVYLGSVIGAIIIVSGLYTVVWGKSKDKLNKTKEGNSEGHELPIKDGTKSGSDIFDSIEINVASGAGKNVLPSART; encoded by the exons ATGGAGGATCAAAATGCATCATCTAGTGGATTGGGCAAGGTGTTCCGCAAGGTTAAGCCCTACCTTGCTATGATGTCCCTTCAGTTTGGCTACTCTGGAATGTACATCATCACCATGGTTTCTTTCAAGCATGGCATGAGCCATTGGGTACTCTCCGTGTACCGTCATGTAGTTGCCACTCTCATCATGGCCCCTTTTGCATTTGTCCTTGAAAG aaaaatacGGCCAAAGATGACTCTCCCGGTGTTCCTGAGGCTAGCGGTTCTCGGTTTCCTTGA GCCAGTGCTTGATCAAAACTTGTACAACATGGGAATGAAGAACACCTCAACAACTTTTGCATCGGCCACCGTTAATGTCATGCCAGCCATTACTTTTATAATGGCACTCATTTGCAG GTTAGAGACAGTGAACTTGAGAAAAATACACAGCGTGGCCAAGGTGGTTGGAACCGCAGTAACAGTCTCAGGAGCAATGGTTATGACTTTGTACAAAGGCCCGGCCCTTCAGTTCATAAAGGGACAAGCAGCAACCCACCATGAAAGTGGCAGCAGCACACAACCCTCTGAACAAAACTGGGTGCTTGGCACAGTAGAGCTCATTGCAAGTTGTGGTGGTTGGGCTAGCTTCTTTATCTTGCAA TCTTTCACTTTGAAGATGTACCCGGCAGAGCTCTCGGTCACAGCTTGGATTTGCTTTTTGGGCATTTTTGAGGGTGCAATTGCGACCCTTATATTTGAACGTGACATGAGCGTGTGGTCAATAGGCATGGACTCAAGGCTCCTAGCTTGTGTTTATTCT gGGGTGGTATGCTCTGGAATGGCATACTATGTACAAGGAGTTGTGACCAGGGAACGTGGACCTGTGTTTGTGACTTCTTTCAGCCCTCTATGTATGATTATCACTGCTGCATTGGGATCCATTGTTTTGGCTGAGCAAGTTTATTTGGGAAG TGTGATTGGAGCTATTATCATTGTGAGTGGACTTTACACCGTGGTATGGGGAAAAAGCAAAGACAAATTGAACAAAACCAAAGAAGGAAACAGTGAGGGCCATGAATTGCCAATTAAGGACGGTACAAAATCAGGATCAGACATTTTTGACAGTATTGAGATCAATGTTGCTTCTGGGGCAGGAAAAAATGTGCTTCCATCAGCAAGAACGTAG
- the LOC114384437 gene encoding rhodanese-like domain-containing protein 6 isoform X2 produces MSEDKYDVLLYYKYVEIPNLNDLLTFYHSNCSSLSLLGRVRLSSHDVNVTVGGNLSSLKNHIEALKAYRTLFHHTDFKLDTCHHPLNNKVA; encoded by the exons ATGTCCGAAGACAAGTACGACGTGCTCCTCTATTACAAGTACGTTGAAATTCCCAACCTCAACGACCTCCTCACCTTCTACCACTCCAACTGCTCCTCCCTCAGCCTCCTCGGTCGTGTTCGCCTTTCTTCTCACGACGTCAATGTCACC GTTGGCGGCAACTTATCCTCTCTCAAGAATCACATCGAAGCCCTCAAAGCCTACAGAACCTTGTTTCACCACACTGATTTCAAGCTCGACACTTGTCATCATCCATTAAACAACAAAGTAGCCTAG